Proteins from one Telopea speciosissima isolate NSW1024214 ecotype Mountain lineage chromosome 1, Tspe_v1, whole genome shotgun sequence genomic window:
- the LOC122667562 gene encoding palmitoyl-protein thioesterase 1-like, whose protein sequence is MLISYRALSDTKYSNFYYFVSGIGDQCSNQGVSKFTELLSNWSGSKGYCIEIGDGAWDSWVVPLQKQTEVACDKVKKIEELSDGYNIVGLSQGNLIGRGIIEFCEGGPPVKNFVSLGGPHAGTASVPLCGSGLLCIIFDNLIKSEVYSDYVQDHVAPSNYLKIPTDIPDYLKGCKFLPKLNNELPNKRNATYKERFSSLQNLVLIMFEHDMVLIPRETSWFGYYPDGAFSPVLPPQQTALYVEDWIGLKTLDDAGKVKYFSVPGNHLQISLSDMKTYILPYLELTSRKGMTVELSLYQWSSIWSFIRERVGQTWDMPLLQG, encoded by the exons ATGCTAATTTCATATAGGGCTTTAAGTGATACTAAATATTCTAATTTTTACTATTTCGTGTCAGGTATCGGTGATCAATGCTCCAATCAGGGAGTTTCAAAATTCACTGAGCTTCTAAGTAACTGGTCTGGTTCTAAGGGATATTGCAT AGAGATCGGAGATGGAGCATGGGACTCATGGGTTGTGCCGCTTCAGAAACAG ACTGAAGTTGCTTGTGATAAG GTGAAGAAAATAGAGGAACTCAGTGACGGTTACAACATTGTTGGACTATCCCAG GGCAACTTAATTGGTCGAGGGATTATTGAGTTTTGTGAAGGAGGGCCTCCT GTTAAGAATTTTGTCTCACTAGGTGGTCCTCATGCTGGAACTGCTTCTGTACCACTTTGTGGA TCTGGTTTACTCTGCATTATCTTTGACAACTTAATCAAGTCAGAGGTATACTCAGACTATGTCCAG GATCACGTGGCTCCCAGTAATTATCTTAAAATTCCAACA GATATTCCTGACTATTTAAAAGGATGTAAGTTTCTTCCTAAGCTCAACAATGAACTCCCTAATAAGAGGAATGCCACTTACAAGGAGCGATTCAGTAGCTTGCAGAATTTGGTGCTTATCATG TTTGAGCATGACATGGTCTTAATACCTCGTGAAACTTCCTGGTTCGGATACTATCCAGATGGGGCATTCAGCCCAGTTTTACCTCCACAACAG ACAGCCCTCTATGTTGAAGACTGGATTGGTCTGAAAACACTGGATGATGCTGGAAAGGTTAAATACTTTAGTGTACCAGGAAATCACCTTCAAATCTCCCTAAGTGACATGAAAACATATATTCTGCCATATTTAGAGTTGACATCAAGAAAAGGGATGACTGTAGAATTGTCATTATATCAGTGGTCCTCAATCTGGAGTTTCATTAGAGAAAGGGTTGGACAAACTTGGGATATGCCATTGCTTCAGGGTTGA